A single Bremerella cremea DNA region contains:
- a CDS encoding RHS repeat domain-containing protein, with protein MDDAGDVEHRLLWGANVDQLLADENSSGDVYWALTDHLGSIRDWAEYDDLTDTTYDANHITYDANHITYDAFGNVLSETNATLDIANFGFTARYFDEATGLQYNTNRWYNAQLGRWMSQDPIGFEGGDENLYRYVGNGPTIATDPSGLAEGWEWNWHHLLDRAIFNEDFITKYGLKININSAKYGWMLRAKDHTWTGGIHPEGWSRDWKEWIRQYEEKGTIITKEMIDDQLKEMVSKYKLDELGFPAKYSYEQADKAYKVAERMARSRAAKEAAEKLTKKGLRKIGKKALGAIPCIGAVTIPFALQENVQAKGIFCGTVQTGLENTPVVEWVLLAGGDEYIPTDEQVRNKMQDPNNLRPGQEERDNAERGYDRLNAEWIMEQLRKQEEYKNSLQSKYDEYESDMKMLRFMEARLASGEINRNGNESEYEAAIRKDVENLRRKWGI; from the coding sequence ACGCAGGCGATGTCGAGCATCGTCTGCTGTGGGGGGCGAATGTCGATCAGCTTCTGGCCGACGAGAATTCCTCAGGCGACGTTTACTGGGCCCTGACCGATCATCTCGGCTCGATTCGTGACTGGGCGGAATACGACGACCTGACCGACACGACCTACGACGCCAACCACATCACCTACGACGCCAACCACATCACCTACGACGCCTTCGGCAACGTGCTAAGCGAGACCAACGCCACGCTTGACATCGCCAACTTCGGCTTCACCGCCCGTTACTTCGACGAAGCAACCGGCCTGCAATACAACACCAACCGCTGGTACAACGCCCAGCTAGGCAGATGGATGAGCCAGGACCCGATTGGGTTTGAGGGAGGAGATGAGAATCTTTATCGGTATGTGGGTAATGGGCCGACGATAGCAACGGACCCGAGTGGTTTAGCGGAGGGGTGGGAGTGGAACTGGCACCACTTGTTAGACCGAGCGATTTTTAACGAGGATTTCATCACAAAATATGGCCTAAAGATCAACATTAATTCAGCAAAATACGGCTGGATGCTTCGCGCAAAGGATCATACATGGACGGGAGGTATTCATCCTGAAGGCTGGAGTCGAGATTGGAAAGAGTGGATTAGGCAGTATGAAGAAAAAGGCACAATCATTACGAAGGAGATGATTGACGACCAACTGAAAGAAATGGTCTCCAAATATAAGCTAGATGAGCTTGGGTTCCCTGCGAAGTATTCCTACGAACAAGCTGATAAAGCGTACAAGGTAGCTGAACGAATGGCACGCAGTCGCGCTGCAAAAGAAGCAGCAGAAAAACTGACTAAAAAAGGATTGCGGAAGATTGGCAAGAAAGCTCTCGGAGCTATTCCGTGTATTGGTGCTGTTACGATTCCGTTTGCATTACAAGAGAACGTGCAAGCGAAGGGTATTTTCTGCGGAACAGTCCAGACCGGCCTTGAAAACACCCCAGTTGTTGAATGGGTGCTTCTCGCGGGGGGAGACGAGTATATTCCTACCGATGAACAGGTCCGCAATAAGATGCAAGACCCCAACAATTTGCGTCCCGGCCAGGAAGAACGTGACAATGCCGAACGAGGTTACGATCGCCTAAATGCCGAATGGATTATGGAGCAATTACGAAAACAGGAAGAGTATAAAAATTCGCTTCAAAGCAAGTATGACGAATATGAGAGTGACATGAAAATGCTGCGTTTCATGGAGGCGAGACTTGCTAGTGGCGAGATCAATCGTAACGGCAATGAGTCCGAGTATGAAGCCGCTATTAGGAAAGACGTTGAAAACCTTCGCCGGAAGTGGGGCATATAG